Proteins encoded together in one Paenibacillus sp. J23TS9 window:
- a CDS encoding DUF1572 family protein, whose product MSDVINESQIGAEYLRIVNVKFAELKKSAEKAIAQVSDDFKLNWAPNEESNSIAVIVKHISGNMISRWTDFLTSDGEKPGRDRDEEFEGMIESKEELLSVWNRGWDVFLQTLSELKSEDLLGTVYIRQQPHSVLEAIERQMSHYSSHVGQIIYAAKMIQGDDWQTLTIPRRKKA is encoded by the coding sequence ATGAGTGATGTAATCAACGAGAGTCAGATCGGAGCAGAATATTTGCGGATTGTGAACGTAAAGTTCGCTGAGCTTAAAAAGTCGGCAGAGAAGGCGATCGCCCAGGTTTCCGATGATTTCAAATTGAACTGGGCCCCGAATGAAGAATCCAACAGCATCGCGGTTATCGTCAAGCATATCAGCGGCAATATGATTTCTCGCTGGACGGATTTTCTCACATCAGACGGCGAAAAACCCGGCCGGGACCGGGATGAGGAGTTTGAAGGCATGATCGAGTCCAAGGAAGAACTCCTATCGGTATGGAATCGCGGCTGGGATGTCTTTCTGCAGACTCTCTCGGAGCTGAAGAGCGAGGACCTGCTCGGAACCGTTTATATCCGGCAGCAGCCTCACTCGGTACTGGAAGCCATCGAGCGCCAAATGTCGCATTACTCAAGCCATGTTGGCCAAATCATCTATGCCGCCAAAATGATCCAGGGCGATGACTGGCAGACGCTCACCATTCCGCGGAGAAAGAAAGCATAA
- a CDS encoding MgtC/SapB family protein: protein MITEYIIRLAVAGLLGAVIGLERELRAKEAGLRTHFLVAVGSALIMLVSQYGFSQVLDHDHIALDPSRVAAQAVSGIGFLGAGMIIIERKMVRGLTTAAGVWATSGIGLTIGSGMYAAGISATILVMIGLELLSMIFKTGRSLNISFELESKESVQPILNSLTARKISISSYEMDQDPERLGMYHLNIEGKARHNGTLQELLKDLDNLPHILSAKLE from the coding sequence ATGATTACAGAATACATTATCCGTTTGGCGGTAGCCGGGCTGCTCGGGGCCGTTATAGGTCTGGAGCGTGAGCTGAGGGCCAAGGAAGCCGGGCTGAGGACCCACTTTCTCGTGGCCGTCGGCAGTGCGTTAATCATGCTGGTATCGCAATACGGATTTTCCCAAGTATTAGACCATGATCATATTGCGCTTGATCCCAGCCGCGTAGCTGCCCAGGCGGTCAGCGGCATCGGTTTTCTCGGAGCAGGCATGATTATTATTGAACGTAAAATGGTACGCGGTCTCACGACAGCCGCAGGAGTATGGGCTACCTCCGGCATCGGTCTGACCATCGGCTCTGGCATGTATGCTGCCGGGATCAGCGCAACCATCCTTGTCATGATCGGACTTGAGCTGCTCAGCATGATCTTTAAAACCGGCAGATCGCTGAATATCTCCTTCGAGCTGGAATCCAAAGAATCCGTGCAGCCGATTCTGAATTCGCTTACCGCGAGAAAAATCTCCATCTCCTCCTATGAGATGGATCAGGATCCGGAACGTCTTGGCATGTATCATCTCAACATTGAAGGCAAAGCCAGACATAACGGCACGCTGCAGGAGCTGCTGAAGGATCTCGACAATTTGCCGCATATTTTATCCGCGAAGCTGGAATAA
- the cysW gene encoding sulfate ABC transporter permease subunit CysW codes for MAGTLPGAAAVRPVQTSRAATEARWVKWLLIGAAGLVLLWLIVLPLAVVLTQALKKGWDVYISALSDPDALSALKLTLLVALITVPLNTIFGVAAAWAITKFKFKGKGVLITLIDLPFAVSPVIGGLIFVLVFGANGWFGPWLADHDIKIIYAVPGIVLATLFVTFPFVARELIPLMEDQGQQEEEAAITLGAKGWVVFTRVTLPNIRWGLIYGIILCNARAMGEFGAVSVVSGHIRGETNTLPLHVEILYNEYQFSASFAVASLLLLLALATLFIKSFYGRKNAH; via the coding sequence ATGGCCGGAACATTACCCGGAGCCGCGGCGGTACGCCCGGTGCAAACTTCCCGGGCGGCAACAGAGGCACGGTGGGTGAAGTGGCTGCTGATTGGGGCAGCCGGCTTGGTGCTTTTATGGTTGATTGTCTTACCGCTCGCCGTGGTTCTGACACAGGCGCTGAAGAAGGGATGGGATGTCTATATCAGTGCTTTATCGGATCCGGATGCATTGTCGGCACTGAAGCTAACACTGCTGGTGGCACTGATTACGGTTCCGCTGAACACCATCTTCGGGGTCGCCGCCGCCTGGGCGATAACGAAATTCAAGTTTAAGGGCAAGGGCGTCCTGATTACATTGATTGATCTGCCTTTTGCAGTCTCGCCGGTCATTGGCGGGTTGATCTTCGTGCTGGTGTTTGGAGCGAACGGCTGGTTTGGTCCCTGGCTCGCGGATCATGATATCAAAATCATCTATGCTGTGCCGGGGATCGTGCTGGCAACGCTGTTTGTGACGTTCCCCTTCGTGGCAAGAGAGCTGATCCCGCTGATGGAGGATCAAGGGCAGCAGGAAGAGGAAGCAGCCATCACACTGGGAGCTAAGGGCTGGGTTGTTTTCACGAGGGTGACGCTGCCGAATATCCGCTGGGGGCTCATTTACGGTATTATTCTTTGCAACGCCAGAGCGATGGGCGAATTCGGAGCGGTATCCGTTGTATCCGGCCATATCCGGGGAGAAACGAACACGCTGCCGCTGCATGTGGAAATCCTGTACAACGAATATCAGTTTTCCGCGTCCTTTGCGGTTGCTTCCTTGCTTTTGCTGCTGGCGTTGGCAACACTTTTCATCAAAAGTTTTTACGGCCGGAAAAATGCGCATTGA
- the ureC gene encoding urease subunit alpha has product MTFRMPRKQYSQMYGPTTGDSIRLADTDIIIRIEKDYTTYGDEVVFGGGKVIRDGMGQHPLVTRGDGVPDVVITNAIILDYTGIYKADIGIRDGKIAGIGKAGNPLVMDNVDIIIGASTEIIAGEGMIVTAGGIDSHVHFINPAQIETALSSGLTTLIGGGTGPAAGSKATTVTPGEWNIHRMLEAAEGMPINVGFTGKGQAASKEPLAEQVRAGAIGLKVHEDWGATASALDHALSVADEYDVQVAVHADTLNEGGFMENTMAAIKDRVIHMYHTEGAGGGHAPDLIKSASYMNVLPSSTNPTLPYTVNTIDEHLDMLMVCHHLNPSIPEDLAFADSRIRRETIAAEDILQDMGVFSMVSSDAQAMGRIGEVILRTWQTADKMKKQRGTMQGDSELSDNNRAKRYVAKYTINPAITHGISEHVGSIEIGKMADLVIWSPAFFGVKPEMIIKNGMVVQSLMGDANASIPTPQPVIYRPMYAQYGKALSRSSITFISQSAFDLKVHERLGLEKIILPVHGIRTLTKKDMKLNFETPEITVDPQTYEVRVNGELITCDPVDKVPMGQRYFLF; this is encoded by the coding sequence ATGACCTTCAGAATGCCAAGAAAACAATATTCTCAAATGTATGGTCCAACAACAGGCGATTCGATCCGCCTGGCAGATACAGATATCATTATCCGAATCGAAAAGGACTATACCACATATGGTGATGAGGTCGTTTTTGGCGGCGGGAAAGTGATCCGGGATGGAATGGGTCAGCATCCGCTTGTGACCCGTGGGGACGGAGTTCCGGATGTGGTGATAACGAACGCGATTATTTTGGATTATACCGGGATTTACAAAGCTGATATTGGGATTCGCGACGGGAAAATTGCGGGAATCGGGAAAGCCGGTAATCCACTGGTGATGGATAATGTGGATATCATTATCGGGGCTTCTACGGAAATCATTGCAGGCGAAGGAATGATCGTGACTGCTGGCGGCATTGATTCGCATGTTCACTTTATTAACCCTGCTCAAATTGAAACAGCATTGTCCTCCGGGCTTACGACGCTGATCGGAGGCGGAACGGGTCCGGCTGCGGGATCAAAGGCCACCACGGTGACTCCAGGAGAATGGAATATCCATCGCATGCTGGAGGCAGCGGAAGGAATGCCTATTAACGTAGGTTTCACCGGAAAAGGACAAGCTGCATCCAAAGAGCCGCTTGCCGAGCAAGTTCGGGCCGGGGCGATTGGACTGAAGGTTCATGAGGACTGGGGAGCAACAGCATCAGCACTTGACCATGCACTCAGCGTTGCTGATGAGTATGATGTGCAGGTAGCGGTTCATGCGGACACCTTGAATGAAGGCGGATTTATGGAGAACACCATGGCCGCGATCAAAGACCGGGTGATCCATATGTATCATACGGAAGGAGCGGGCGGGGGACATGCTCCGGATTTGATCAAATCCGCGAGCTATATGAATGTTCTTCCTTCATCTACAAATCCGACGCTGCCTTATACGGTGAATACGATAGATGAGCATTTAGATATGCTGATGGTGTGTCACCATTTGAATCCATCCATTCCCGAGGATCTTGCTTTTGCAGACTCACGTATTCGGCGCGAAACCATTGCTGCAGAAGATATCCTTCAAGATATGGGCGTATTTAGTATGGTCAGCTCGGATGCTCAGGCTATGGGACGAATTGGCGAAGTCATTTTACGGACATGGCAAACCGCTGACAAAATGAAAAAACAACGGGGAACGATGCAAGGTGACAGTGAGCTTTCGGATAATAACCGTGCCAAACGTTATGTTGCCAAATATACGATTAACCCGGCGATTACCCATGGAATTTCTGAGCATGTGGGTTCGATTGAAATCGGAAAAATGGCTGACCTTGTCATTTGGTCACCTGCATTTTTCGGAGTGAAGCCCGAAATGATTATTAAAAATGGCATGGTTGTTCAAAGCTTGATGGGGGATGCCAATGCATCGATCCCAACACCACAACCTGTCATCTATCGTCCGATGTATGCTCAATATGGAAAGGCTCTTTCCAGAAGCTCTATCACCTTTATTTCGCAGTCCGCCTTTGATCTTAAAGTCCACGAGCGGCTTGGCTTGGAGAAAATCATTCTCCCGGTTCATGGTATAAGAACATTAACGAAAAAAGATATGAAGCTGAATTTCGAAACACCTGAGATTACGGTTGACCCGCAAACCTATGAAGTGAGAGTGAACGGGGAGTTAATTACATGTGATCCTGTAGATAAAGTACCAATGGGGCAACGCTATTTCTTATTTTGA
- a CDS encoding NAD(P)H-hydrate dehydratase, translating into MYIVNSAQMRELDRRTIEDIGIPSAALMENAGRAIAEEIISLCRKRRGFREDGHEVGGGGRGEGYSGLIRGDAALELDNPEHEHWLILAGKGNNGGDGLVAARYLREAGIGVTVVYALPPEQLQGDALLQREAALALGIPMLVHGRDAVDYGACTGIVDALLGTGAHGEPRGAYADMIAAANASGKTIVSADIPSGVNADTGEVSQLCIAARLTVCLAFLKRGLTQYPGAEAAGEVVVRSIGIPSELCSQQEGLAFLLTEGTLRGRLRVDTARRRSPDGHKGTYGHVLVAAGSPRMSGAGLLCSRAALRAGSGLVTWALPAPLLPHMAGAAPEIMLAPAADGDWDEASAESVLGLAESRDVLAIGPGLGRFDGDGRWLRSLWEGAECPLVVDADALNMLADCEDMASWTGRKADTVLTPHPGEMARLAGLSTKEIQRDRMAAAVHYAAAHQVTLVLKGARTIIAAPNGTAYVNMTGNAGMATGGSGDVLTGIIGALLAQGLTGPQAAAYGVYLHGLAGETAAERRGHMSSLIAGDLIEAL; encoded by the coding sequence ATGTATATTGTGAACTCGGCACAGATGCGGGAGCTGGATCGCCGCACCATTGAGGATATCGGGATACCCTCAGCGGCATTGATGGAGAATGCAGGCAGAGCGATTGCTGAGGAAATCATCTCGCTGTGTCGTAAGCGGAGAGGATTCCGCGAAGATGGGCATGAAGTGGGAGGCGGCGGACGGGGAGAGGGATATTCCGGCCTGATCAGAGGAGATGCCGCTTTGGAGCTCGACAATCCTGAGCATGAGCATTGGCTGATCCTTGCCGGCAAAGGGAATAACGGCGGCGACGGATTGGTTGCCGCCCGTTACCTCCGCGAGGCAGGCATTGGCGTCACCGTGGTGTATGCCCTGCCGCCGGAGCAGCTGCAAGGGGATGCCCTGCTTCAGCGGGAAGCTGCCTTGGCTCTTGGCATCCCTATGCTAGTCCACGGGCGCGATGCCGTGGACTATGGGGCTTGCACGGGCATTGTTGATGCCCTGCTGGGGACGGGCGCGCACGGCGAGCCGCGGGGCGCGTATGCAGACATGATTGCCGCAGCGAATGCCAGCGGCAAAACAATTGTGTCGGCGGACATCCCGAGCGGAGTGAACGCCGACACCGGGGAAGTCAGCCAGCTGTGCATAGCGGCGCGGCTGACGGTATGCCTCGCTTTCCTGAAGCGAGGCTTGACGCAGTACCCCGGCGCGGAAGCCGCCGGGGAAGTGGTGGTGCGCTCCATCGGCATACCCTCGGAGCTATGCAGTCAGCAGGAGGGCCTGGCATTCCTGCTGACCGAAGGCACGCTGCGCGGCCGCCTGCGCGTGGACACCGCGCGCCGCCGCTCGCCGGACGGCCACAAAGGCACGTATGGCCACGTGCTTGTGGCGGCCGGAAGCCCGCGCATGAGCGGCGCGGGCCTGCTCTGCAGCCGCGCGGCTCTGCGTGCGGGCAGCGGCCTCGTAACCTGGGCGCTGCCCGCACCGCTGCTGCCGCATATGGCCGGCGCAGCGCCGGAAATCATGCTTGCCCCCGCTGCGGACGGGGACTGGGATGAAGCTTCAGCCGAGTCGGTGCTTGGGCTTGCCGAGAGCCGGGATGTGCTGGCTATTGGCCCTGGTCTGGGGCGTTTTGACGGTGACGGACGTTGGTTGCGGAGCCTATGGGAAGGAGCGGAGTGTCCACTTGTAGTGGACGCCGATGCCCTCAATATGTTGGCGGATTGCGAAGATATGGCCTCATGGACAGGCAGAAAAGCGGATACAGTACTGACACCGCATCCGGGTGAAATGGCCCGGCTCGCCGGCTTGTCCACCAAGGAAATACAGCGTGATCGGATGGCGGCTGCGGTTCATTATGCAGCGGCGCATCAGGTGACGCTGGTGCTCAAAGGAGCGCGGACCATCATCGCAGCCCCCAATGGAACCGCTTATGTGAATATGACTGGCAATGCCGGCATGGCGACAGGCGGCTCTGGTGATGTATTGACAGGCATCATTGGCGCCCTGCTTGCCCAAGGATTAACGGGCCCGCAGGCAGCCGCTTATGGAGTCTATCTGCACGGATTGGCAGGGGAAACAGCGGCTGAGCGGCGCGGGCATATGTCATCCCTGATCGCAGGCGATCTGATCGAGGCACTTTAA
- a CDS encoding urea transporter, with translation MQKDNRISLREGAFFSFISTAFKGISQVILIENAVTGLIILVAIMVSSVSIGMIALLSACIATFIGRFGGTDKTIVNQGLLGYNSVLAGIALALNLEGGWRWAIALAGAAVAALFTAAMMHWIRNSQMPVLTFPYIIMTWFLLLASYRLSTFQLSSNLVPQDLSHWKLQPGGTIDWIHGLVNGIGQVYFQDSLWSGILILLGVFWASWRLGLYAVLGSVIAWLAAYGLGAEITLMNLGLYGFNAVLTILAVAAVFDAKSRIAPLTGLIAAAITVPVTASIDTWLLPYGLPTLTMPFVLVTWLLLAARKVIPKL, from the coding sequence ATGCAAAAAGACAATCGAATTTCATTACGTGAGGGAGCGTTTTTTTCTTTCATTTCCACAGCCTTTAAAGGCATCTCCCAAGTCATCTTGATTGAAAATGCTGTGACAGGACTTATTATCCTTGTAGCCATAATGGTTTCCTCTGTTTCGATCGGTATGATTGCATTGCTTTCTGCATGTATAGCCACTTTCATCGGCCGATTCGGAGGAACGGATAAAACCATTGTCAATCAAGGACTGCTTGGGTATAACTCAGTACTAGCCGGAATCGCCTTAGCCTTAAATCTGGAGGGGGGATGGCGCTGGGCCATCGCTTTAGCTGGCGCTGCAGTGGCAGCCCTTTTTACCGCCGCTATGATGCATTGGATACGAAACTCGCAAATGCCGGTTCTTACATTTCCCTACATAATAATGACTTGGTTTCTGCTGCTTGCCTCTTACCGGCTTAGCACGTTCCAATTAAGTTCGAATCTCGTTCCGCAGGATCTTTCACATTGGAAGCTTCAACCCGGAGGTACCATCGATTGGATTCATGGCTTGGTGAATGGGATTGGACAAGTATACTTCCAGGACAGTTTATGGTCTGGGATTTTGATTTTACTCGGCGTGTTTTGGGCCAGTTGGAGGCTGGGTTTATATGCCGTCTTAGGATCCGTTATTGCATGGTTAGCCGCCTATGGATTAGGCGCAGAAATTACATTGATGAATTTAGGGCTTTATGGATTCAATGCCGTTTTGACCATTCTGGCCGTCGCTGCCGTGTTTGATGCGAAGAGCCGCATAGCGCCGCTGACAGGACTCATTGCCGCCGCTATAACGGTACCTGTTACGGCCAGCATAGACACATGGCTGTTGCCTTATGGGCTCCCTACGCTCACGATGCCATTTGTTCTAGTCACATGGCTTCTGCTGGCCGCAAGGAAAGTCATTCCGAAACTATAA
- a CDS encoding DUF421 domain-containing protein, with product MDMGMISVKLIIGFLGLWVMTRVLGKKEISQLTPFDFISSLMLSELVGNTVYQEDVHIGQLLFSLAIWFILSYVFEKVTQYARKTRGPLEGSPSILIRNGEVDIREMKRNRLDFEQLLMMLRQKDIFSVREVSYAIFETNGSLSVMKNTAYETVQKSDLKLSDDEPGLTYNLLEEGRINEESLKSLGKNKIWLMEQLRQKGYSEPENIAYAEWQEGRGLFVLEHKHERHG from the coding sequence ATGGACATGGGAATGATTTCCGTTAAATTGATTATCGGTTTTCTCGGCCTTTGGGTGATGACGCGTGTTCTGGGCAAGAAGGAAATTTCCCAGCTTACTCCCTTTGATTTTATTTCTTCACTCATGCTGAGTGAATTGGTGGGGAATACCGTATATCAGGAAGACGTTCATATAGGTCAGCTTTTATTTTCGCTTGCCATATGGTTTATTTTATCTTATGTATTTGAAAAAGTAACCCAATATGCCAGGAAAACCCGTGGGCCGCTGGAAGGCTCGCCCTCCATCCTGATCCGCAACGGCGAGGTGGACATCCGGGAAATGAAGCGGAACCGCCTGGATTTTGAGCAGCTGCTGATGATGCTTCGTCAAAAGGATATCTTTTCCGTGCGGGAGGTATCCTATGCCATCTTTGAAACGAACGGATCGCTAAGCGTCATGAAAAATACAGCGTATGAAACGGTGCAAAAATCCGATCTGAAGCTTTCAGATGATGAGCCCGGACTCACTTATAATCTGCTCGAGGAAGGGCGGATCAATGAGGAGTCTCTGAAGTCCTTGGGTAAAAATAAGATCTGGCTGATGGAACAGCTGAGGCAAAAAGGATATTCCGAGCCTGAAAACATTGCGTATGCGGAATGGCAGGAAGGGCGGGGGCTATTCGTTCTTGAGCATAAGCATGAAAGACATGGTTAA
- the ureE gene encoding urease accessory protein UreE: MIIENIVTNIESLDKEEVGKRHIEKVYLESADLVKRIQRVKSDHGKEIGIRLKDQRDLVAGDILFMDEKNIIMIDVLSDDLIAISPRSLKEMGTIAHQLGNRHLPAQFEDDQMLVQYDYLVEELLKQLEIPFKREERKVKQAFRHIGHSHG; encoded by the coding sequence TTGATTATTGAAAACATCGTAACGAATATTGAAAGCCTGGACAAAGAGGAAGTCGGAAAGCGCCACATTGAAAAGGTTTACCTGGAAAGCGCTGATTTAGTAAAACGAATCCAACGGGTTAAATCAGATCATGGTAAAGAAATAGGTATCCGCTTGAAAGATCAGCGCGATCTTGTGGCCGGAGACATTTTGTTCATGGATGAGAAAAATATCATTATGATTGATGTCCTCTCCGATGACTTAATCGCAATAAGTCCACGCAGCTTGAAGGAAATGGGCACGATCGCCCATCAATTAGGAAATCGCCATCTCCCGGCCCAATTTGAAGATGACCAAATGCTGGTTCAGTACGATTATCTCGTTGAAGAATTACTGAAGCAGCTGGAAATCCCCTTTAAACGGGAAGAGAGGAAAGTAAAACAGGCATTCCGTCATATCGGCCACAGCCATGGATAA
- a CDS encoding urease subunit gamma — protein sequence MQLLPREIDKLLIVVAADLARRRKERGLKLNHPEAIAFITYEVLEGARDGRTVAELMEFGATILSREDVMEGIPEMIHDIQVEATFPDGTKLVTVHNPIR from the coding sequence ATGCAATTGTTACCGCGTGAGATTGACAAGCTTTTGATTGTGGTTGCTGCTGACCTTGCGAGACGAAGAAAGGAAAGAGGGCTTAAACTAAACCATCCTGAAGCCATTGCCTTTATAACCTATGAAGTATTGGAAGGCGCACGGGATGGACGAACCGTTGCTGAATTGATGGAATTCGGTGCAACCATTTTGTCTCGTGAAGATGTGATGGAAGGTATTCCCGAAATGATTCACGATATCCAAGTCGAAGCCACTTTTCCCGACGGGACCAAATTGGTGACCGTACATAATCCGATTAGATAA
- a CDS encoding YezD family protein → MAKGLQVDQLWLERIAGQLNDMEFGSLHIVVHEGQIVQMERTERKRFENTAVKAAKTGIKARTRQDLKKTAPDHRQA, encoded by the coding sequence ATGGCAAAAGGGCTTCAGGTGGATCAGTTATGGCTTGAGCGGATCGCGGGCCAGTTAAATGACATGGAATTCGGCTCTCTACATATCGTCGTGCATGAAGGCCAGATTGTGCAGATGGAACGGACGGAGCGGAAGCGTTTCGAGAATACGGCTGTCAAAGCAGCCAAGACGGGGATTAAGGCAAGGACCAGGCAGGACCTGAAAAAGACGGCTCCGGACCATCGGCAGGCTTGA
- a CDS encoding urease accessory protein UreF: protein MDKNALSLFQLCDSNFPTGAFSHSYGLESYIQEDQVHDQTTLSEWLHVYVNEQLVHSDGLASRLVFDALQDGNLETVWKLDRMLTVQNLPRETREGTQKMGDRMLNLVGSLYEVPVLSLYRERINKKQCFGHPAIVFTMIGHHLGVSRSTTILYYLYSVISSLVQNAVRAIPLGQTAGQKTIQQFQDVLTEATEKIESLDEEDFGIISPGLELSQMKHERVNIRIFMS from the coding sequence ATGGATAAGAACGCTCTCTCATTATTTCAGCTGTGTGATTCGAACTTTCCGACAGGCGCCTTTAGTCATTCCTATGGTCTTGAGAGTTATATTCAAGAAGATCAAGTACATGATCAAACGACATTGTCCGAGTGGCTGCATGTATATGTAAACGAGCAGCTTGTCCATTCCGATGGGCTTGCTTCTCGCCTTGTATTTGATGCGCTGCAGGATGGAAACCTTGAAACCGTGTGGAAGCTGGACCGCATGCTGACCGTACAAAACCTGCCTCGTGAAACGAGGGAAGGTACACAAAAAATGGGCGATCGGATGTTAAATCTCGTAGGATCGTTGTATGAAGTGCCTGTCCTTTCTTTGTATCGGGAACGGATCAATAAGAAGCAATGCTTCGGTCATCCGGCGATCGTATTTACGATGATTGGGCATCATCTCGGAGTTTCACGATCAACCACCATTTTATATTATTTGTATTCCGTTATTTCCAGTCTTGTGCAAAATGCAGTACGGGCTATCCCTCTGGGCCAGACGGCTGGTCAGAAAACGATCCAGCAATTTCAGGATGTATTAACGGAGGCCACAGAAAAAATCGAGAGTCTGGATGAAGAGGATTTTGGAATCATTTCACCCGGTCTGGAATTATCACAAATGAAACATGAACGTGTAAATATTCGAATCTTCATGTCTTAA
- a CDS encoding DUF5342 family protein has product MLFENFDVIKPLFEDQVHERHQFSLNYQGNEYKGLYHNGEISWFNPHPQNDLAEEHLDDVESEVHERMQDHLS; this is encoded by the coding sequence GTGTTGTTTGAAAACTTTGATGTTATCAAGCCTTTATTCGAAGATCAAGTTCACGAAAGGCATCAGTTTTCTTTGAATTATCAAGGAAATGAATATAAAGGGCTATATCATAATGGAGAAATTTCCTGGTTTAATCCGCATCCTCAAAATGACCTTGCGGAAGAGCATTTGGATGATGTGGAATCTGAAGTCCATGAGAGAATGCAGGATCACTTGTCATAA
- the ureB gene encoding urease subunit beta, with product MEPGQIFLQDEDIICNVGRLASRITVKNTGDRPVQVGSHFHFYEVNEALQFQRDEGFGKHLNIPAGAAVRFEPGDEKEVELVCFAGERRVYGFNNKTDGSVESGCQQ from the coding sequence ATGGAACCTGGACAAATTTTTTTACAAGATGAAGATATTATCTGCAATGTTGGAAGACTCGCCTCGAGAATTACTGTAAAAAATACCGGGGATCGTCCAGTGCAAGTAGGATCTCACTTTCACTTTTATGAAGTCAACGAGGCTCTTCAGTTCCAACGGGATGAAGGCTTCGGGAAGCATTTGAACATTCCGGCGGGTGCGGCGGTCCGATTTGAACCTGGTGATGAAAAAGAAGTAGAACTGGTTTGTTTTGCCGGAGAGCGCCGTGTCTATGGTTTTAACAATAAAACGGATGGATCCGTGGAAAGCGGGTGTCAACAATGA
- a CDS encoding NAD(P)-dependent oxidoreductase, which yields MNITIFGATGTVGQALLKEALSREHEVTAVVRDVSRLTEKHERLHVVQGDILDPASVAEHTKGREAVISAYGPKFGSEEELVEAARSLVEGVRRSGVKRLLVVGGAGSLMTDEGVRLMDTLSFPAEVFPLAKAHADAYEIYSQSDLEWTYLSPAAVLEEGRRIGNFRVGIDRLITDELGDSRISTGDLAAALMDEMEDPYFVASRFTAAY from the coding sequence ATGAATATAACGATATTTGGCGCAACCGGCACGGTTGGACAGGCTTTGTTGAAAGAGGCGCTGAGCCGTGAGCATGAAGTGACGGCTGTAGTGCGTGATGTATCCCGGTTAACCGAAAAGCATGAACGTCTGCATGTGGTGCAGGGGGATATTCTTGACCCGGCATCCGTAGCAGAGCATACGAAAGGACGTGAAGCCGTTATCAGCGCTTACGGTCCCAAGTTCGGCTCAGAAGAAGAGCTGGTGGAGGCGGCACGCTCTCTGGTCGAAGGCGTGCGCCGCTCCGGTGTGAAGCGTCTGCTGGTTGTAGGCGGCGCAGGCAGCCTGATGACGGATGAAGGAGTCCGGCTCATGGATACGCTATCCTTCCCGGCGGAGGTCTTTCCGCTGGCCAAAGCGCATGCCGATGCTTATGAAATCTACAGCCAGTCAGATTTGGAGTGGACTTATCTCAGCCCGGCAGCTGTGCTGGAAGAAGGGCGCCGTATCGGAAACTTCAGGGTTGGCATCGACCGCTTGATTACAGATGAGCTTGGCGACAGCCGGATTTCAACCGGCGATTTGGCCGCAGCATTGATGGATGAGATGGAGGATCCGTACTTTGTGGCCTCCCGTTTTACGGCAGCGTATTAA